Proteins encoded in a region of the Spiribacter sp. 1M189 genome:
- the hemA gene encoding glutamyl-tRNA reductase — translation MPVVSLGLNHKSAPLAVREQVVFPAERLDAALTALAERPGVREAAVLSTCNRTEIYAVLAPEATPAILQRWLESQHGLPHDGLSTYLYTLEGRDAIIHLLRVAAGLDSLVLGEPQILGQAKVAYHSASRAGLLGQILDRLFQHAFSVAKRVRTETDIGAHPVSVAFVAVTLARQIFGDLGERQALLIGAGEMIELTARHFQEQGMGGLMVANRSRDRAQRVAGLCDGQALGLDEVEANLPRADIVISCTASTEPVLRRDAVRQSLKARRHRPVFMADLAVPRDIEPSVEDLADVYLYTVDDLRDVIDRNRRSRAEAADEAERLVADQADRFMDWVRTLDAVSAIRRYRQHGERQRDYALDQARRQLNAGQPPEQVLEALAHRLTRKLLHLPTLGLREAARSGDPETIRESHRLLGLDDRRDDDNE, via the coding sequence ATGCCTGTCGTCAGCCTGGGCCTCAATCACAAGTCAGCGCCGCTCGCCGTGCGGGAGCAGGTGGTTTTTCCGGCCGAACGACTGGACGCTGCCCTGACTGCCCTCGCCGAGAGACCGGGTGTGCGGGAGGCCGCCGTTCTCTCCACCTGCAATCGCACGGAGATCTATGCCGTACTGGCGCCCGAGGCAACGCCCGCGATCCTGCAGCGCTGGCTGGAAAGCCAGCATGGGCTGCCGCACGACGGCCTGAGCACCTATCTGTACACGCTCGAGGGTCGCGATGCCATCATCCATCTGTTGCGGGTCGCCGCAGGCCTCGACTCGCTGGTGCTGGGCGAGCCGCAGATACTGGGCCAGGCCAAGGTGGCCTATCACTCCGCCTCGCGGGCGGGACTTCTGGGGCAGATTCTCGACCGGCTCTTCCAGCACGCCTTCTCGGTGGCCAAGCGGGTGCGGACCGAGACTGACATCGGCGCGCATCCGGTCTCGGTGGCGTTCGTCGCGGTGACCCTCGCCCGCCAGATCTTTGGCGATCTTGGCGAGCGGCAGGCGCTGCTGATCGGTGCCGGTGAGATGATCGAACTCACGGCAAGACACTTCCAGGAACAGGGCATGGGCGGCCTGATGGTGGCCAACCGCAGCCGCGATCGTGCCCAGCGGGTGGCCGGACTGTGCGACGGGCAGGCCCTGGGTCTGGATGAGGTGGAGGCCAATCTGCCGAGGGCGGACATCGTGATCTCCTGTACGGCAAGCACTGAGCCCGTGCTGCGCCGCGATGCCGTGCGTCAGAGCCTCAAGGCAAGGCGACATCGGCCGGTTTTCATGGCCGACCTGGCGGTGCCCCGCGACATCGAGCCCAGCGTCGAGGATCTGGCGGACGTCTACCTGTACACTGTCGACGATCTGCGCGACGTGATCGACCGCAACCGGCGGTCGCGAGCGGAAGCCGCGGACGAGGCCGAACGCCTGGTGGCCGACCAGGCCGACCGGTTCATGGACTGGGTGCGGACGCTGGACGCGGTCAGCGCCATCCGCCGCTATCGCCAGCATGGCGAGCGCCAGCGCGACTACGCGCTGGACCAGGCCCGTCGGCAGCTCAACGCCGGCCAGCCCCCCGAGCAGGTGCTCGAGGCCCTGGCCCATCGGCTGACCCGAAAGCTATTGCATCTGCCCACGCTGGGGCTGCGCGAGGCAGCCCGTAGTGGTGATCCGGAGACCATCCGGGAGAGCCACCGCCTGCTGGGCCTCGACGACCGCAGAGATGACGACAACGAATGA
- a CDS encoding tetratricopeptide repeat protein → MAWLLTACVPMAGNDVPVAERADTRVAVSADAVATGVESPMHRVMAAELAAVRGHFERASALYAEAAEQIRDPEVMARAVQVALRADRPERAIALARRWVGLAPDSIEAKQLLGVMQLRAGQSDVAMQTLLDSVPPPGPNRNPAIARLGALLLDGALPPEALDIMQAIARAAPRSEAAKLALARLALARGEPAIALRAVDEALADRPDWVSALLLRSDALLALDRPNAAVAIFENLLVDSPDNRALRRDYARILLDLGRDAEALMQYRDLVTAGATHPQLLSTAAILAMQAGDDELALEALRRLRQANPGFRARSLLLEGGLLRRADRFEESLAVFNRGLRDYPGNTELRYGRAMTRIMDGDLNGGETDLRRILQDDPGDARTLNALGYTLVDQTDRIAEGAVLIERAYAIKPDDPAIIDSMGWAAYRQGDPERALGYLRRAHELTDGDAEIAAHLGEVLWVLGQREAARDIWAQAAANDADHPVLRETRERLNP, encoded by the coding sequence ATGGCCTGGCTGCTGACGGCCTGCGTGCCCATGGCCGGCAACGATGTGCCCGTGGCTGAGCGCGCCGACACCCGCGTGGCCGTGTCCGCCGATGCCGTGGCAACAGGCGTGGAATCGCCCATGCATCGGGTCATGGCGGCGGAGCTCGCGGCCGTGCGGGGGCACTTCGAGCGCGCCAGCGCGCTGTATGCCGAGGCCGCCGAACAGATTCGTGATCCCGAGGTCATGGCCCGCGCCGTACAGGTCGCCCTTCGCGCCGATCGGCCCGAGCGTGCGATCGCGCTGGCACGGCGTTGGGTGGGGTTGGCACCGGACAGCATCGAAGCAAAGCAGCTCCTCGGCGTGATGCAGCTGCGCGCCGGTCAGAGTGATGTGGCGATGCAGACCCTGCTGGATAGCGTTCCGCCACCCGGCCCGAATCGAAATCCGGCGATTGCCCGACTGGGTGCATTGCTGCTCGATGGCGCGCTGCCGCCTGAGGCCCTCGATATCATGCAGGCCATCGCCCGCGCCGCACCGCGCTCGGAAGCGGCGAAGCTCGCACTGGCCCGGCTTGCGCTGGCGCGGGGAGAGCCGGCCATCGCCCTCCGCGCGGTGGATGAAGCGCTCGCGGATCGGCCCGACTGGGTCAGCGCCCTTCTCCTGCGCTCCGACGCCCTGCTGGCCCTCGATCGCCCGAATGCCGCCGTCGCCATCTTCGAGAATCTGCTGGTGGACTCGCCGGACAACCGTGCCCTGCGTCGCGACTATGCGCGGATCCTGCTCGATCTGGGCCGGGATGCCGAGGCGCTGATGCAGTATCGGGATCTGGTCACCGCCGGTGCGACGCATCCGCAGTTGCTCAGCACCGCTGCCATCCTGGCCATGCAGGCCGGCGATGACGAGTTGGCGCTGGAGGCATTGCGGCGTCTGCGCCAGGCGAACCCCGGTTTTCGCGCCCGCAGCCTGTTGCTGGAGGGCGGGCTGTTGCGTCGTGCCGACCGCTTCGAGGAGAGTCTGGCGGTCTTCAACCGCGGCCTCCGGGACTATCCGGGCAACACGGAGCTGCGCTACGGGCGGGCGATGACCCGGATCATGGATGGCGATCTCAACGGCGGTGAGACGGACCTGCGGCGGATTCTGCAGGATGACCCCGGCGACGCCCGCACGCTCAATGCGCTGGGTTACACCCTGGTGGATCAGACCGATCGCATTGCTGAGGGGGCGGTGCTCATCGAGCGGGCCTACGCCATCAAGCCGGATGACCCGGCCATTATCGACAGCATGGGTTGGGCCGCCTATCGCCAGGGTGATCCTGAGCGCGCCCTGGGGTACCTGCGCCGGGCCCACGAGCTGACCGACGGTGATGCCGAGATCGCCGCCCATCTGGGGGAGGTGCTCTGGGTGCTCGGCCAGCGTGAGGCGGCACGGGATATCTGGGCGCAGGCGGCCGCCAACGATGCCGATCACCCCGTCCTGCGGGAAACCCGGGAGCGGCTGAATCCATGA
- the lolB gene encoding lipoprotein insertase outer membrane protein LolB encodes MIGLARWRWLAMAGLVLVLLAGCAVRAPQPVDAGRVVMVEDWDAPPAPDAWSFSGRTSLRLGDQGATATVSWAQDETAYRIDLRGALGVGSLRIVGDEPGVQLTTADGKRYEAGSPRELVRAITGYDLPVGFLRHWVTASPVPWLDGRVTLDEAGRPRLLQQDGWDVTFDGYRPVGGYRLPGRVGVTHEDMAIRLVIGDWRLR; translated from the coding sequence ATGATCGGGCTGGCGCGATGGCGATGGCTGGCGATGGCTGGCCTGGTTCTGGTTCTCCTGGCGGGTTGCGCGGTGCGGGCGCCACAGCCGGTGGATGCCGGTCGAGTCGTGATGGTCGAGGACTGGGATGCGCCGCCGGCGCCGGACGCCTGGTCGTTCAGCGGCCGGACATCGTTGCGGCTCGGGGATCAGGGGGCCACCGCCACGGTGTCCTGGGCGCAGGATGAAACCGCCTACCGGATCGATCTGCGTGGCGCGCTCGGCGTCGGCAGCCTGCGCATCGTCGGCGATGAGCCCGGCGTGCAGCTGACCACCGCGGATGGCAAGCGTTATGAAGCCGGCAGTCCCCGCGAGCTGGTTCGGGCCATTACCGGCTATGACCTGCCGGTGGGCTTTCTGCGCCACTGGGTCACGGCCAGCCCCGTGCCCTGGCTGGATGGTCGGGTCACCCTGGATGAAGCGGGGCGGCCGCGGCTGCTGCAACAGGATGGCTGGGACGTGACATTCGACGGATACCGCCCGGTTGGCGGTTATCGGCTGCCCGGCCGGGTCGGCGTCACCCACGAGGATATGGCCATCCGCCTGGTCATCGGCGATTGGCGACTGCGCTGA
- the ispE gene encoding 4-(cytidine 5'-diphospho)-2-C-methyl-D-erythritol kinase codes for MGEVSRGWPAPAKINRFLHVIGRRADGYHELQTFFQFVDPVDELAFAITSDGTIRRDGGLPGLAPQSDLAVRAAMALKQAVGTEQGVRIHLDKHIPAGGGLGGGSSDAATTLVALNALWGCGLSSSGLERIGLELGADVPVFVRGEACWAEGIGEQLSPQRLDCPWMVVVDPGVAVETRAVFADTKLTRHGERITIRGFETGAARNDCEPVVRRMVPAVGEALDALAVFGPTRLTGTGGCLFATFDDRTSAEHAAAGVRGHWSAWVTRARNRSPLLDRLDADRARTTGA; via the coding sequence ATGGGTGAAGTCTCCCGTGGCTGGCCGGCGCCGGCCAAGATCAACCGCTTTCTGCATGTCATCGGCCGTCGGGCCGATGGGTATCACGAACTACAGACGTTCTTTCAGTTCGTTGATCCGGTGGACGAGCTGGCCTTTGCGATCACATCGGATGGCACCATCCGTCGCGACGGCGGGCTGCCCGGTCTGGCGCCGCAATCGGATCTGGCGGTCCGTGCGGCGATGGCCCTCAAGCAGGCGGTGGGCACGGAACAGGGCGTCCGGATTCACCTGGATAAGCATATCCCGGCGGGTGGTGGCCTCGGCGGCGGCTCCTCGGATGCGGCCACGACGCTGGTGGCCCTCAATGCGCTCTGGGGCTGCGGCCTGTCATCCAGCGGACTCGAGCGAATCGGCCTGGAGCTGGGTGCCGATGTGCCGGTGTTCGTGCGGGGCGAGGCCTGTTGGGCGGAGGGTATTGGCGAGCAGCTGTCGCCACAGCGGCTCGATTGCCCCTGGATGGTCGTCGTCGATCCCGGCGTCGCCGTGGAGACGCGGGCGGTGTTCGCTGACACCAAATTGACACGTCATGGAGAGCGTATAACAATACGCGGCTTCGAAACCGGGGCGGCGAGAAACGACTGCGAGCCGGTGGTGCGCCGGATGGTTCCGGCGGTGGGGGAGGCACTGGATGCCCTGGCGGTATTCGGTCCGACCCGCCTGACAGGCACGGGGGGGTGCCTGTTCGCCACATTCGACGACAGGACGTCCGCCGAGCACGCCGCGGCCGGGGTCCGGGGGCACTGGAGCGCCTGGGTGACCCGGGCACGGAATCGCTCACCTTTGCTCGACCGCCTCGACGCCGATAGGGCACGAACGACTGGGGCGTAG
- a CDS encoding ribose-phosphate diphosphokinase, translated as MMVFTGNANPALARSVAAHLKIRLGDALVTSFSDGEVQVEINEHVRGHDVFIIQPTCQPTNDNLMELLVIADALRRSSAARITAVVPYYGYARQDRRQRSQRVPITAKLAADMITTAGINRVITVDLHADQIQGFFNIPVDNVYASPVLLGDIWRQTHPDKIVVSPDVGGVLRARAVARRLDNADLAIIDKRRPRANELEVMNIIGDVEDKTCIIVDDIIDTAGTLCQAATALKERGAGKVVAYITHPVLSGPAIERIENSHLDELVVTDSIPLSEPARASERIRQLSLAEMLAETMRRVNNDESVSELFVD; from the coding sequence ATGATGGTGTTCACGGGGAACGCCAATCCCGCACTGGCCCGATCCGTGGCCGCCCATCTGAAGATCCGGTTGGGTGATGCATTGGTCACCAGCTTCAGTGACGGTGAAGTGCAGGTCGAGATCAACGAGCACGTCCGCGGGCATGACGTCTTCATCATCCAGCCCACCTGCCAGCCCACCAACGACAACCTCATGGAACTGCTGGTGATCGCCGACGCGCTCCGGCGTTCCTCGGCGGCACGGATCACGGCGGTGGTCCCATACTACGGCTACGCCCGTCAGGATCGTCGCCAGCGCTCGCAGCGGGTGCCGATCACGGCCAAGCTCGCCGCGGACATGATCACCACGGCCGGCATCAACCGGGTGATCACGGTGGATCTGCATGCCGACCAGATCCAGGGCTTTTTCAACATCCCGGTGGACAATGTCTACGCCTCGCCGGTTCTGCTCGGCGACATCTGGCGCCAGACGCATCCCGACAAGATCGTGGTCTCACCGGATGTCGGGGGTGTGCTGCGCGCCCGGGCGGTGGCCCGGCGGCTTGACAACGCCGATCTGGCCATCATCGACAAGCGCCGGCCCCGGGCCAACGAACTCGAGGTCATGAATATCATCGGCGATGTCGAGGACAAGACCTGTATTATCGTCGACGACATCATCGATACCGCCGGTACGCTATGCCAGGCCGCCACGGCGCTCAAGGAGCGCGGCGCCGGCAAGGTGGTGGCCTACATTACCCACCCGGTACTCTCCGGGCCGGCCATCGAGCGTATCGAGAACAGTCATCTGGACGAGCTGGTGGTCACCGACAGTATCCCGCTGTCGGAGCCCGCCCGTGCCAGTGAAAGGATTCGCCAGCTGTCGCTGGCGGAAATGCTCGCCGAGACGATGCGGCGGGTGAACAACGACGAGTCGGTCAGCGAGCTTTTCGTCGACTGA
- a CDS encoding 50S ribosomal protein L25/general stress protein Ctc, whose translation MSVELKLDATVRDDQGKGASRRLRRAKRIPGILYGAGKKPVALTFDEEQILRLMREEAFFSQILDVKVKGKRTEKAILKDLQRHPFKPLVSHLDLLRIKAGEKMRQHVPIHFLNQEDAVGVKQGGGVVHHDAIEVEVECLPDDLPAAIDVDIAELDVGSSLHLSEITAPEGVAFPGLDPETDHDPVLVSIHAPRKAVEESEEGEGAEAGGEAGGGEGAGESEDQG comes from the coding sequence ATGAGCGTTGAACTGAAACTGGACGCCACCGTTCGCGACGACCAGGGCAAGGGTGCGAGCCGCCGCCTGCGTCGCGCGAAGCGGATCCCCGGCATCCTCTATGGCGCCGGCAAGAAGCCGGTGGCGCTGACCTTCGACGAGGAGCAGATCCTGCGCCTGATGCGTGAGGAGGCCTTCTTCTCGCAGATCCTGGACGTCAAGGTGAAGGGCAAGCGCACCGAAAAGGCCATCCTGAAGGACCTGCAGCGGCATCCCTTCAAGCCGCTCGTCTCGCACCTCGACCTGCTGCGGATCAAGGCCGGCGAGAAGATGCGCCAGCATGTGCCCATCCATTTCCTCAACCAGGAGGATGCCGTGGGCGTGAAGCAGGGCGGTGGTGTGGTCCACCACGATGCCATCGAGGTCGAGGTGGAGTGCCTGCCCGATGATCTGCCGGCCGCCATCGATGTGGACATCGCCGAGCTCGATGTCGGCAGCTCGCTGCACCTCTCCGAGATCACCGCACCCGAGGGCGTCGCCTTCCCGGGGCTCGATCCGGAAACCGATCATGACCCGGTTCTGGTGAGCATTCACGCCCCGCGCAAGGCGGTCGAGGAGTCCGAGGAGGGCGAGGGTGCCGAAGCCGGTGGTGAGGCCGGTGGCGGAGAAGGCGCCGGCGAGTCGGAAGATCAGGGCTGA
- the pth gene encoding aminoacyl-tRNA hydrolase, whose translation MSTTAIRLIVGLGNPGPKYTGTRHNAGFWFVEALADRAGVPLRAERKFHGMAGRWREGGADVHLLCPTTYMNHSGRAVAALANFHRIPPEAILVVHDEIDLPPGIVRLKRGGGHGGHNGLRDIVAALGTREFARLRLGVGHPGSSDQVIPYVLHAPGRAERADIDAAIAAALDVLPWLAGGDWDRAQQQLHTQD comes from the coding sequence ATGAGCACCACGGCGATACGGCTGATCGTCGGCCTCGGTAACCCGGGGCCGAAGTACACGGGAACCCGGCACAATGCCGGGTTCTGGTTTGTTGAGGCCCTGGCCGATCGGGCCGGTGTCCCGCTGCGGGCCGAGCGCAAGTTCCATGGCATGGCCGGTCGCTGGCGGGAGGGGGGTGCCGACGTGCACCTGCTCTGCCCGACCACCTACATGAACCACAGCGGCCGCGCTGTGGCCGCGCTGGCGAATTTCCACCGCATCCCGCCGGAGGCGATTCTGGTGGTGCATGACGAGATCGATCTCCCGCCGGGCATCGTGCGCCTGAAACGCGGTGGCGGGCATGGTGGACACAATGGCCTGCGCGATATCGTGGCCGCCCTGGGCACCCGCGAATTCGCGCGGCTGCGGCTCGGGGTGGGGCATCCCGGCAGCAGTGACCAGGTGATCCCCTACGTCCTCCATGCGCCGGGCCGGGCCGAACGGGCCGACATTGATGCCGCCATTGCCGCGGCACTGGATGTCCTGCCCTGGCTCGCCGGTGGCGATTGGGATCGGGCCCAGCAACAGTTGCATACGCAAGACTGA
- the ychF gene encoding redox-regulated ATPase YchF: protein MGFKCGIVGLPNVGKSTLFNALTQNEIPAENYPFCTIDPNVGIVPVPDPRLDKLAELVKPESVIPTTMEFVDIAGLVAGASRGEGLGNQFLANIRETDAIAHVVRCFESEDVHHVEGRVDPVEDIETINTELLLADMDTVEKALDRYERRAKSADKAAIATRDALKAMASALDQSVPVRAQDLDETGEAVLRELHLLTAKPVLYVANVNEEGLVDNAQLAAVEALAEREGALVVPLCAAIEAELAQLDAGEQGELLAAYELEEPGLNRLIRTGYALLDLLTFFTAGPKEVRAWTVRRGATAPQAAGRIHTDFERGFIRAEVIGFEDYVRSGSEQAAKEQGLMRLEGKDYVMREGDVCHFRFNV, encoded by the coding sequence ATGGGATTTAAATGCGGTATCGTCGGGCTGCCCAATGTGGGCAAGTCGACACTCTTCAACGCCCTGACACAGAACGAGATTCCGGCGGAGAACTACCCGTTCTGCACCATCGACCCCAATGTCGGGATCGTGCCGGTGCCGGATCCGCGGCTCGATAAGCTGGCCGAACTGGTCAAGCCTGAGAGCGTCATCCCTACGACCATGGAGTTCGTCGACATTGCCGGCCTGGTGGCGGGGGCGTCACGCGGCGAGGGGTTGGGCAACCAGTTTCTCGCCAATATCCGCGAGACCGATGCCATCGCTCATGTGGTGCGCTGCTTCGAGAGCGAGGATGTGCATCACGTCGAGGGGCGGGTGGATCCGGTGGAGGACATCGAGACCATCAATACCGAGCTGCTGCTGGCCGACATGGATACCGTCGAAAAGGCGCTGGATCGCTACGAGCGGCGGGCAAAATCGGCGGATAAGGCGGCCATTGCCACCCGTGATGCGCTCAAGGCCATGGCCTCGGCGCTGGATCAGAGTGTGCCGGTGCGGGCGCAGGATCTCGACGAGACCGGCGAGGCGGTTCTGCGTGAGCTACACCTCCTGACGGCCAAGCCTGTGCTCTATGTCGCCAATGTCAACGAGGAAGGCCTGGTCGACAATGCCCAGCTGGCCGCCGTCGAGGCCCTCGCGGAGCGCGAGGGAGCGCTGGTGGTGCCGCTCTGCGCCGCCATCGAGGCCGAGCTCGCTCAGCTCGATGCGGGAGAACAGGGCGAGCTGCTGGCGGCCTACGAGCTCGAGGAGCCCGGGCTGAACCGCCTGATCCGCACCGGGTATGCCCTGTTGGATCTGCTCACGTTCTTCACCGCCGGGCCGAAGGAGGTACGGGCCTGGACCGTGCGCCGCGGTGCGACGGCACCCCAGGCGGCCGGTCGCATCCATACGGATTTCGAGCGCGGGTTCATTCGCGCCGAGGTCATCGGTTTCGAGGATTATGTGCGGTCGGGCAGTGAGCAGGCGGCCAAGGAGCAGGGCCTGATGCGTCTCGAGGGCAAGGATTACGTCATGCGCGAGGGGGATGTCTGCCACTTCCGGTTCAATGTCTGA
- a CDS encoding porin family protein has protein sequence MKNRATMPAVLLAGTLAMAGNGAADARFIEEAYLGAGVMPWSYEGSGEDVDAIGGRLVGGVMFSDYLGVEAHFAWMGEDDSGTDRMVELDSVDSVLVRLNRPLNETFDVYALAGFSSVRMVLRPFTIAGTDEAPSDSGVSFGAGSQFRFAEDFSVAVDAVSYLSEPDFDFMALSASLRWHF, from the coding sequence ATGAAAAATCGTGCAACCATGCCGGCAGTCCTGCTGGCGGGAACGCTGGCCATGGCCGGCAACGGCGCCGCCGACGCGCGGTTCATCGAGGAAGCCTATCTGGGGGCCGGCGTCATGCCCTGGTCCTACGAGGGCTCGGGTGAGGATGTCGACGCCATTGGCGGACGACTGGTCGGTGGGGTCATGTTCAGTGACTACCTGGGCGTTGAGGCGCACTTCGCCTGGATGGGCGAAGACGACTCGGGAACCGACCGCATGGTGGAACTGGATTCGGTGGACAGCGTGCTGGTGCGGCTCAACCGGCCGCTGAACGAGACCTTCGATGTCTACGCCCTGGCGGGGTTCTCGTCGGTGCGCATGGTGCTGCGACCGTTCACGATCGCCGGGACCGACGAGGCGCCTTCGGATTCGGGGGTGAGCTTCGGGGCGGGCAGTCAGTTCCGCTTTGCCGAAGATTTCTCGGTGGCGGTGGACGCGGTGAGCTATCTGAGCGAGCCGGACTTCGACTTCATGGCGCTGAGCGCATCCCTGCGCTGGCATTTCTGA